CTGCACTCGCGCTACGGCGTCACGGCCAGCGTTCGCGCCAGCACCGCCCTCTACAACACCACCGACGACGTCGACCGTCTCATCGAGGCCGTCGCCGGCATCCGCCCTTACTTCGGAGTCTGACATGAGCGATCTCGACGCCCTCTACCGTGAGCTGATCCTCGATCACTCCAAGCACCCGCAGCACTTCGGCCTCACCGACGAGGGCGACGCACCCGCCACGGTCGGCACGATCGGCACCTCGCACCAGAAGAACCCCGTCTGCGGCGACGAGATCACGCTGCGCGCCCGCGTCGACGGCGAGACCATCGCCGACGTGCGGTGGGAGGGTCGGGGCTGCTCGATCTCGCAGGCCTCGGCATCCATGCTCGCCGACCTCGTCGCCGAGGAAGGGCTCAGCCGGGCCGAGGCCCTGCAGCTGATCGAGGGGTTCCGTGAGGCGCTGCGCTCGCGCGGAACCCTCGAGCTCGACGAGGAGGTCTACGGCGACGCCGCGGCCCTGTCGGGGGTGTCGAAGTTCTCGGCACGCGTGAAGTGCGCGATGCTCGCCTGGGTCGCCCTCGAAGACGCCATCGCCAAAGCCTGACCCCCTCCCCGCCCCGGTGCGGATGCCGAGCCGCTAACGGGTGGGGGGCTTACGAACCCAGGAACTCGAGGGCGGCGCCGCGGAAGACGCGGGAGCCGGGCGCGTTGAAATGGTGCCGGTCGGGGATCTCGACGAAGCGTCCCTGCGGGCAGGCGGCAGCGAGCGTCTTCGAACCCTCGATGATGCCGTCGAGCGATCCCGTCGCGAACATCACCGGCTGCTGCGGCGCATGGGCGGGGTCGGGGTCGACCGTCTTCGACGACCGCATGCCCTCGGCGATCGCGAGGAGCGCACGCAGGTCGTTGCCGGGCACGCGCTCGGCGAGGGCGATGTAGTTCTGCGTGACACGGTCGGTGACCGGCGTGCCGTCGGCGATGAGCGCCCGCACCTGATCGAGGTCGAGGCGGGCGAGCGGGATGCCGTCGGGAACCCCGCCGAGCACGGCCCGCGGGATGCGCGGGGCGATGTCCTGCACGACCTCCCATCCCACGCGGGCGCCGAGCGAGTAGCCGACGTAGAACGCCTCGTCGACGAGGTAGGTGTCGAGCATCGTCTCGACGTCGCCGGCGAGCTGGCGGATGTCGTACGCGCGGGGCTCGTGCGGCTTGTCGCTGGCGCCATGGCCGCGCTGGTCGAGCGCGAGCACCCGATATCCGGCAGCGGTGAGATCGCGCACCCAGCCCGTCGCGACCCAGTTGTCCTTCGTGCTCGACGCGAAGCCGTGCACGACGACGACGGTGGGTGCGTCCTCGTCACCCCACGAGTACGTCGCGATGCGGTAGCCGTCGCCGACCATCAGGTACTGCGGGTCGGGCATCTGCGTGAGGTTCTGAAGCGGCGCGGTCACGGCTTCTATCCTGCCGTCGATTCGGCGGCCCCGGTCGCCGCGACCGGTCACTCCTCGACGCGGACCTCTTTCCAGAACGCGACATAGCCCGAGAAGTCCTTGCCGACGCGGGCGATGCCGCTCTCGTACGGCGTCGGGTACGACCAGGCGCGATCGGCGAGCAGCTCGTCGCCGGAGCGCACGGAGTAGTACTGGCACTCGCCCTTCCACGGGCAGGTGTAGGGCGTGGGGCTCTCCTGCAGGAGGTCCCAGTTCACGCTCGACGGCGGGAAGTACCAGTTGCCTTCGATGGAGATCAGGTCGTCGCGGTCGGCCTCCGCCACCGTCACATCGCCCAGAACAGCCTTCATCGCGTCCTCCGCTTCGCTCGCACCCCACCCTTCCACCGTCGCACCCGGCCCGCAACGAGGTCGGCGGCGGGCTGCTGCGGAAGCGGGATGGACTGGGTGACCACGGCATCCACCACCATCGAGCCGTCCGTCGGGCCGATGACGGCGATGGGGGTGGTGAGAGTCGGCTCTGCGGGCTCGACCGGCATCCGCTCGAGCGCCCGGTGGGCGCGCAGGTACGCGGGGATGAGGATGACGCTGGCGCCGACCCAGGCGAGCGGGTTGCTCCACACGACGCCGACGAACCCGAAGATGTGGCCGAGGATGACCGCCGCGCCCACGCGCATCGCCAGCTCCACGAGGCCGGTCACCGTCGGGATGACGGTGCTGCCAAGACCCTGCAGCGTGCCGCGCAGGATGAACAGCACGCCCAGCGCCGTGTAGCTGGCGCCGTTGATGAGCAGCATGAGCGCGGCCAGCTGTACGACGGTGTCGCTGCCGTCGCCGACGAACAGGCGCACGAGCGGGGCTCCGAACGTGATGAGCAGCGCGCCGAGCACGACGGCGGCGGCAAGCGCCATCCAGACCGCCTGCCCGACGCCGCGACGGATGCGATCCGGGCGACGCGCCCCGAGGTTCTGGGCGGCGTACATGGATGCCGCGAGCCCGAGCGACTGCAGGAGCGCGATGGCGAGGCCGTCCACGCGCGACGCGGTCGTGTAGGCGGCGACGGCGTCGGCGCCCAGGGTGTTCAGCGCGACCTGCACCGTCAGGGTGCCGATGGCGATGATCGACGCCTGGAAACCCATGGGCAGGCCGAGTCGCAGGTGCTCGACGAGATCGGCCCGCGTGATGCGCCAGTCGGCGCGCTGCACGTGGAGCACCGGCAGCCGACGGCGGACGTACACGAGGCAGAGGATCACCGAGAGTGCTTGCGAGACGACGGTCGCGAGCGCCGCGCCGGCCACGCCCAGACCGAACGGACCGACCATGAGGATGACGAGCACCACGTTGAGTCCGCAGGCGATCGTGAGGAACAGCAACGGCGTGCGCGAGTCGCCGATCGCCCGGATGATCGCGGAGAGGTAGTTGAAGCCCATGATGGCGCCGGCGCCGACGAAGCTGACCTGGGCGAACACCGTCGCCTCGTCCATGAGCTCGGGCGGCGTCTGCAGCAGGTGCAGGGCGGGACCGGCCAGCAGCGGCGCGCCGACCGTCAGCACGATCGTCGTGATCGCGGTGAGGATCGTTCCCGCCGCCACCGAGCGGCGCACCGCCGTGACGTCGCGGGCGCCGAAGGCTTGCGCCGTGGGGATCGCGAATCCGCTCGTCAGACCCCAGGCGAACCCGAGCAGCAGGAACAGCAGGCTTCCGGTCGCGCCGACGGCGGCGAGTGCATCGACGCCGAGATGGCGCCCGACGACGATCGCGTCGACGAACTGATACAGCTGCTGCACGACGTTGCCGATGAGCAGCGGCACCGCGAACGCGAGGATGACGCGCCAGGGGCTACCGGTGGTGAGAGAACGTGACATACGACCGGGTTCGAGACGGGGGCGGAAACGGCGAAAGGCGCTCCTCACGGGAGCGCCGGATTCCAGGCTATCGAATCGATTCGATGAGCGCAAGCCTCGGCATCCGTCGGTCGGGTCCTGCCCGGCCGGTACTGTTGCAGGCATGTCCGTAGGTCTGCTCGCCGTCGTCGATGACATCCTCAGCGCGGCGCTGAAGGCATCGGCCAAGTCCGCAGGCGTCGTGATCGACGATGCCGCCGTCACCCCGCAGTACGTGCAGGGGCTCTCTCCTGCACGGGAGCTTCCGGTCGTGGGTCGCATCGCCCTCGGGTCGCTCGCGAACAAGTTCCTGATCATCATCCCGATCGCGATGCTGCTCACCGCCTTCGCGCCCGGGGTTCTGCCGTGGCTGCTCATCGTCGGCGGCGGATACCTCTGCTTCGAGGGCGCCGAGAAGGTGCTCGAGTGGTTCGGCTTCCACCACGGCGGCCACGACGACGAGGGCGGGCGCGACGAGAAGCGACTGGTCATGGGCGCGATCCGCACCGACCTGATCCTGTCGACCGAGATCATGCTGATCGGCCTGTCGAACGTCGATCCCGACCTGGACTTCTGGCTGCGCCTGGCCGTGCTCGCGGTCATCGCGCTCTCGATGACGGCGCTCGTGTACGGCGCCGTCGCCCTGCTCGTGAAGATCGACGACATCGGCCTGAAAATGGCGAAGAGCGGTTCGGTGCGCGTGCGTCACACCGGTGCGCGCATCGTGCGGTCGATGCCCGCGGTCTTCCGCGTCATCTCGATCGTCGGCACCGTGGCGATGCTGTGGGTGGGCGGCCATCTCGTGCTCGCGAACCTCGGCGAGGTCGGCTGGCACGCCCCGGTCGAACTCCTGCACGCCGTCGAGCACGCGCTCGAGCCCCTCGGGCCCGTGGTGGTCTGGGTCGGCGACACCTTCGTGTCGGCCGTTGCGGGCCTGGCCGTGGGTCTCGTGATCGTCGGCATCGCGCTGATCATCGGCAAGGCCTTCGGCAAGAACCTCAGCTTCAGCGAGGGCCACCGCGCCGCCCACGGCGAGACCGACTGACGCCGGCGGGCCGCGGTCGAGAAACCACTTTCGCTCCGAGAAATCGTCGGCACGGTGGTTTCTGACGGCGGATGTGGTTTCTCGAGGTGAATGCGGTTTCTCGCGCCGGCCGCCCGGTCAGTCGAGCGTGACGACAGCCCCGCCGTCCGCGTCCCGTGACACGTGGATGCCGCGGGCATCGGAGACCGTCCACGTGGGCGCCGCCGCGGCGGCGTGGGGGCCGACGCCGATGACGCGCATGCCGGCGGCGAGTCCGGCGGCGATGCCGTTGGCGGAGTCCTCGACCACGATGCAGCGCGCGGCATCCACCCCGAGCGCCGCGGCGCCGGCGAGGAAGCCCTCGGGATCGGGCTTGCTGCGGCTCACGTCGGCCGCCGCGATCACGACGGGAGGCATCGGCAGCCCGGCAGCCCGCATGCGCGCAGTGGCCAGCTCGGTGGTCGCCGACGTGACCAGGGCGTACGGCACGCCCTCGTGAGCCAGCGCGGCGAGAAGGTCGGCCGCACCGGGGATCGCCACGACGCCGTCGGTCTGCGCCGTCTCGGCGGCGAGCAGCTCGGCGTTCTCGGCGAGGTTGACCTCGTGCGGACGGTCGGGCAGCAGCAGCGCCATCGAGTCCTGGCCCTGCCGACCGTGGATGATCCCCAGCGTCTGCGCCGGATCGACGCCGTGATCGAGCGACCACTGCGTCCACAGGCGCTCGACCACGGCGTGCGAGTCGACGAGCGTGCCGTCCATGTCCAGCAGCAGCGCGGCGGCCCGCGTCTCGATGCGAACGACGGATGCCGGCACGCGCAGCACCTCCCACCCTCCGCCGAGCGGTGGCACGTGCCACCCGGCGTGGACGGTGCCATCACCGTCGCGCGACACGATCACCCGGTGCGGCGAGGTCGTGTCGACGAGGTGCACGAGCGCGGCGCCGTCGTCGCGGCGTTCCCCGCGCGTCGCGAGGCGCAGATGAGTGGCGGCGGGGGCGTCCTCGAGGGCGGGGCCCGTCACGGACACCTCCTGCCAGAACGTGTCCACCGGCACCGAGCCGACGCCCGGCAACACCAGCGTCCAGCCGTCGCCATCGGCGCGGTCGTGCAGTGCGGCACCGTCGAACGGGTCGGCGGCGAGCAGCCGGTCGCGCGCGGCCCAGGTGTCGCGCTCGACGCGGCGCGCCGACACGGCGGCATCTGCCACACCGGCATCCGCCCGGCCGGCGGCATCGGCCCCGCCTGCGACATCCGCTCCGCCTGCCGCGTCCGCGACCTCGACGGCCGCGACGAAGGCCCAGAACGCGCGCAGCGTCGCCTGGGTATCGAGGGTGGCGCCCTGGTAGGCGATGACCAGGTCGTGGTCGGGCAGCACGAGCGCGAACTGGCCGAACGCGCCGTCGAGCCGGAACCCCTCACGGCCGCGCCACACCTGGTAGCCGTAGCCGAGGCTCCAGTCGTTGACCTCGCCGTCGGCGGCGATCGGCCCCTCGAACACCGAGGTATCCGACCAGGGGCGCGACATCTCCTCGACGTACCACGCGGGCGCGACCTGCACGCCGTCGAACGCCCCGCCGGCGCTCAGCATGATGGCCGTGCGCGCGAGGTCATCGACCGTCAGGTGGAAGCCGGACGCACCGTGCTCGATGCCGCCGTAGGGCTGCATCCACCGCTCGCCGATGCCGAGCGGGTCGAGCAGGCGCGGGCGCAGGTACGCGGTGAGCGGCTCGCCGGTGAGGGCGGTGACGATCGCGGACAGCGTGTGCGTGGCCGGGGAGTTGTACGCGAAGTGTGTGCCGGGAGCGAACGCGGGCTCTTCGCGCAGCAGTATGAGCGGATCGGTGCCGATGCGCTCGATCTGCTCGGCCGTGTGGCCCGTGTTCATCGTGAGCAGATGACGCACCGTGATGCCGTGCGGGTTCTCCTCCCCCACGTGCAGACCCGCTGAATCGTCGAGGCCCAGCCGCCGCTCGTCGGCGAGGAAGCCGATCGCCAGCGCCGTGTACGTCTTGGATGCCGAGTACACGAGCGCCGGCCACTCCAGCCGGTACGGCGCCCACGCGGTCTCGAAGGCCACCTCGCCGTGGCGGGCGACCAGCAGCGCGTGCGGGTCGAGACCCTCCGTGGCGAGACGCTCGGCGAGCGCCAGCACGGCGGCTTCGCGGATGCCGAGGCGCTCCGGGGCCCGACGGGCCAGGGGGCGGGACGACAGGGGACGACGGGACTGCGACGAGGAAGTCATCTCCTCCACTCTACGAGCGGAGCCCGTGCCGGGGCCGCCCGCCCGCCGCACCTATCCGCGGGGGCCGCCCGCCCCGGCATACCGCGGTCGCGCTCAGTCGCGGAGAGCGCCCAGCACGGCGTCGAGCGCGGCGACGAACCGGCGCGCATCGACCTCGGTGAGCACGAGGGGCGGTTTCACCTTCAACACGTTCTGCCGTTCGGAGGCGGCCTGCACGATGAACCCGTGTCCGAGCAGCAGATCGCACACGCGCGCCGCCTCTTCGCGCGCGGGCTCGAGCGTCTCGCGGTCACGCACCAGCTCGATACCGAGATACAGACCCGTTCCGTGGACGGCGCCGATGAGCGGATGCCGAGGCATCAGCGCCCGCACCTCCTCGGCGATGATGCCGCCGACCCGCGCTGCATTCTGCTGCAGCCCTTCCGCGTCGATGATGTCGAGGATCGCCGATCCGGCGACCGCGCTGACGGGCGTGCCGCCGGCCGAGGAGAAGAACGTTCCTTCGCGGGCGAGGGCATCGACGATCTCGCGGCGCGTGATGACGGCGCCGAGGGGGTAGGCGTTGCCCGCCGCCTTCGCCACCGAGACGATGTCGGGCACGAGCCCCTGCATCGTGCTCCCCCAGAACGAGCATCCCAGGCGTCCGTAGCCGACCTGCACCTCGTCGGCGATCACCAGGCCGCCGTGCGCGCGCACCGCGTCGGCGACGGCCGTGAGATATCCGGCCGGCGGGATGACGCCGCCGGCGTTGCCGAGCACCGGCTCGCAGATGAAGGCGCCGGCCGGGCGGCCCTCGTCGGCCAGGGAGCGCGCGAGGTCGGCGACCTCGCGCGCGTAGGCGGCCCCGGCATCCGGTCCGCGGTGACGGCCGCGATAGGCGTTCGGCGCGTCGACGAGGTGCACCCAGTCGGGACGCGAGTCGGCGGCGTGCGGGTTGTCGAACGCCGAGGTGCTGACCGCGTCGGCGGCGCTCGTCCAGCCGTGGTAGCTCTCGCGCACCGCGATGACGTCGCGCCGACCGGTCGCGACCCGGGCGAGCGTGAGGGCGAGGTCCACGGCCTCCGACCCGCTGTTGACGGGGATGACGGTGTCGAGCGACGGGTCGGGGCTGTGCGCGACGAGCCGCGCGGTGAACTCGGCGAAGGCGTCGTAGAGGAAGCGCGAGTTGGTGTTCAGCAGGTGCAGTTGCCGGGCGATGCGGTCGGCGAAGACGGGATGAGCGTGTCCGATCGCGGTCACGTTGTTGACGAGGTCGACGTAGGCGCGTCCCTGCGTGTCGATGAGGAGCGCGCCCCAGCCGCGCTCGATCTGCGGCGGCTCGGCGTAGAAGCGTTCGGCGGCGGCGCCGATCGCCTCCTCGCGCACCCGTCGGGCGTGCCGCGTCGCCCGCACCGGATCGGCCACGCGATCGGTGCCCAGGATCGCCGACGGATCTGCCGCGCCCGGGGTCTCGGCTTCGCCCTCGGCATCCGTGAATGCCGCGTCGGCGGCGGCCCCACGCAGACGGCGAGTGATGCGCAGGCGGCCGAGTCCCGGTTCGAGCTCGGCAACGCGACCGAGCGGGGCGCCGGGGTGCACGGAGTGCTCCGGTGCCGTCTCGACGACCAGACCCTCGATCCGCAGCACGACACCGGCATCGCGCACCTCGACCGCGCCGGCGCCGCCGCCCGGATCGGTGTCGACCGTCAGGATGCCGCCGAACGGCGCGGTGACCTCGACACCCGGGCGGGTCCACAGCTCGACGCACCGCGCCCGGGTGGCAGCGGGTCGGGTGGTGTCGGTCGACACGCGGCTCAGGCGGCTCTCGCCGTAGCGCAGCACCGCGACCGGGGCGGAAGCGAGGGTCTCGCGGACGAGCGCCTGCTCGGTGCCGGGAACCGTCCAGCGACCGCGATCGAGATGCGCGCTGCGGATGCCGAGATCCACGGTGGCCGCGGCATCCAGCTGCGACAGGACGGGACGGTAGACGAGGCCCGCGCGGTGCGGCCGGCCCGCGGCCAGGCGCAGCTGCGCCGTCACCTCGGCGGACGGCACCCGCGCCGTGCGCGCGAAGACCTGCCATTCGTGCTCGACCCGCTCGCGCGCGTAGTCGTTGCCCGGGTCGATGCGCAGCTGGCTCCACCCGCTGACGGCGAGCACCGCTCCGCGCAGCACGACGAGGGGCCACAGCGCCTCGATCTCCGCGTCGGTGAGGCGCGCGCGCCGATCGAAGCCCGCGACCGCGCGGGCGACGATTGCGAGGTCGTCGGTGCGACCCATGAGGTCGGCGAGGAGCATCGCCAGCTCGGCGGCGCGCCACGACGTGGCGACATCGCCCAGGTCGATCACCCAGTGCCGTCCGCGCCGATCGCGCATGACGTTGTCAGCGGTGAGGTCGCCGTGGGTCACCTGCCGCGAAAGGTCGGCCGCGACGGCATCGAGCTCGGCGGCGGCGCGGCGGGCCGCCGTCAGGCACTGCTCGCGACGGTCCTCGGGGAGGTCGTCGATGAGCTGCTCGACGACGGCGAGGGCGTTGCCGAGCTCCCACTGCAGGTTGCGGTCGGTGTCCTCGGCATCCATTCCGGCCAGCACGTCGGCGACCTCGGCGACCAGCTCGCCCAGCTCCTCGGCCTGGGCGCCGTCGGCGTCGGTGAGGTCGGACAGCGGCTCGCCGTCGACGATCTCGAAGCCGGCCACCCGAG
The DNA window shown above is from Microbacterium laevaniformans and carries:
- the sufU gene encoding Fe-S cluster assembly sulfur transfer protein SufU yields the protein MSDLDALYRELILDHSKHPQHFGLTDEGDAPATVGTIGTSHQKNPVCGDEITLRARVDGETIADVRWEGRGCSISQASASMLADLVAEEGLSRAEALQLIEGFREALRSRGTLELDEEVYGDAAALSGVSKFSARVKCAMLAWVALEDAIAKA
- a CDS encoding alpha/beta fold hydrolase, with protein sequence MTAPLQNLTQMPDPQYLMVGDGYRIATYSWGDEDAPTVVVVHGFASSTKDNWVATGWVRDLTAAGYRVLALDQRGHGASDKPHEPRAYDIRQLAGDVETMLDTYLVDEAFYVGYSLGARVGWEVVQDIAPRIPRAVLGGVPDGIPLARLDLDQVRALIADGTPVTDRVTQNYIALAERVPGNDLRALLAIAEGMRSSKTVDPDPAHAPQQPVMFATGSLDGIIEGSKTLAAACPQGRFVEIPDRHHFNAPGSRVFRGAALEFLGS
- a CDS encoding DUF427 domain-containing protein yields the protein MKAVLGDVTVAEADRDDLISIEGNWYFPPSSVNWDLLQESPTPYTCPWKGECQYYSVRSGDELLADRAWSYPTPYESGIARVGKDFSGYVAFWKEVRVEE
- a CDS encoding MATE family efflux transporter, with translation MSRSLTTGSPWRVILAFAVPLLIGNVVQQLYQFVDAIVVGRHLGVDALAAVGATGSLLFLLLGFAWGLTSGFAIPTAQAFGARDVTAVRRSVAAGTILTAITTIVLTVGAPLLAGPALHLLQTPPELMDEATVFAQVSFVGAGAIMGFNYLSAIIRAIGDSRTPLLFLTIACGLNVVLVILMVGPFGLGVAGAALATVVSQALSVILCLVYVRRRLPVLHVQRADWRITRADLVEHLRLGLPMGFQASIIAIGTLTVQVALNTLGADAVAAYTTASRVDGLAIALLQSLGLAASMYAAQNLGARRPDRIRRGVGQAVWMALAAAVVLGALLITFGAPLVRLFVGDGSDTVVQLAALMLLINGASYTALGVLFILRGTLQGLGSTVIPTVTGLVELAMRVGAAVILGHIFGFVGVVWSNPLAWVGASVILIPAYLRAHRALERMPVEPAEPTLTTPIAVIGPTDGSMVVDAVVTQSIPLPQQPAADLVAGRVRRWKGGVRAKRRTR
- a CDS encoding DUF808 domain-containing protein — protein: MSVGLLAVVDDILSAALKASAKSAGVVIDDAAVTPQYVQGLSPARELPVVGRIALGSLANKFLIIIPIAMLLTAFAPGVLPWLLIVGGGYLCFEGAEKVLEWFGFHHGGHDDEGGRDEKRLVMGAIRTDLILSTEIMLIGLSNVDPDLDFWLRLAVLAVIALSMTALVYGAVALLVKIDDIGLKMAKSGSVRVRHTGARIVRSMPAVFRVISIVGTVAMLWVGGHLVLANLGEVGWHAPVELLHAVEHALEPLGPVVVWVGDTFVSAVAGLAVGLVIVGIALIIGKAFGKNLSFSEGHRAAHGETD
- a CDS encoding HAD-IA family hydrolase: MTSSSQSRRPLSSRPLARRAPERLGIREAAVLALAERLATEGLDPHALLVARHGEVAFETAWAPYRLEWPALVYSASKTYTALAIGFLADERRLGLDDSAGLHVGEENPHGITVRHLLTMNTGHTAEQIERIGTDPLILLREEPAFAPGTHFAYNSPATHTLSAIVTALTGEPLTAYLRPRLLDPLGIGERWMQPYGGIEHGASGFHLTVDDLARTAIMLSAGGAFDGVQVAPAWYVEEMSRPWSDTSVFEGPIAADGEVNDWSLGYGYQVWRGREGFRLDGAFGQFALVLPDHDLVIAYQGATLDTQATLRAFWAFVAAVEVADAAGGADVAGGADAAGRADAGVADAAVSARRVERDTWAARDRLLAADPFDGAALHDRADGDGWTLVLPGVGSVPVDTFWQEVSVTGPALEDAPAATHLRLATRGERRDDGAALVHLVDTTSPHRVIVSRDGDGTVHAGWHVPPLGGGWEVLRVPASVVRIETRAAALLLDMDGTLVDSHAVVERLWTQWSLDHGVDPAQTLGIIHGRQGQDSMALLLPDRPHEVNLAENAELLAAETAQTDGVVAIPGAADLLAALAHEGVPYALVTSATTELATARMRAAGLPMPPVVIAAADVSRSKPDPEGFLAGAAALGVDAARCIVVEDSANGIAAGLAAGMRVIGVGPHAAAAAPTWTVSDARGIHVSRDADGGAVVTLD
- a CDS encoding aminotransferase class III-fold pyridoxal phosphate-dependent enzyme, with the protein product MTDNWLLARPEVDLDEVRALARREYGVDGELTELGSQQDRNVLVRGVDGAGMLVKIFHPTVDAFAVDLHIAASDRLRSEGLLTPEVLTTVDGVRTTQIVCADGQVSRVAGFEIVDGEPLSDLTDADGAQAEELGELVAEVADVLAGMDAEDTDRNLQWELGNALAVVEQLIDDLPEDRREQCLTAARRAAAELDAVAADLSRQVTHGDLTADNVMRDRRGRHWVIDLGDVATSWRAAELAMLLADLMGRTDDLAIVARAVAGFDRRARLTDAEIEALWPLVVLRGAVLAVSGWSQLRIDPGNDYARERVEHEWQVFARTARVPSAEVTAQLRLAAGRPHRAGLVYRPVLSQLDAAATVDLGIRSAHLDRGRWTVPGTEQALVRETLASAPVAVLRYGESRLSRVSTDTTRPAATRARCVELWTRPGVEVTAPFGGILTVDTDPGGGAGAVEVRDAGVVLRIEGLVVETAPEHSVHPGAPLGRVAELEPGLGRLRITRRLRGAAADAAFTDAEGEAETPGAADPSAILGTDRVADPVRATRHARRVREEAIGAAAERFYAEPPQIERGWGALLIDTQGRAYVDLVNNVTAIGHAHPVFADRIARQLHLLNTNSRFLYDAFAEFTARLVAHSPDPSLDTVIPVNSGSEAVDLALTLARVATGRRDVIAVRESYHGWTSAADAVSTSAFDNPHAADSRPDWVHLVDAPNAYRGRHRGPDAGAAYAREVADLARSLADEGRPAGAFICEPVLGNAGGVIPPAGYLTAVADAVRAHGGLVIADEVQVGYGRLGCSFWGSTMQGLVPDIVSVAKAAGNAYPLGAVITRREIVDALAREGTFFSSAGGTPVSAVAGSAILDIIDAEGLQQNAARVGGIIAEEVRALMPRHPLIGAVHGTGLYLGIELVRDRETLEPAREEAARVCDLLLGHGFIVQAASERQNVLKVKPPLVLTEVDARRFVAALDAVLGALRD